A region of the Thermoanaerobaculia bacterium genome:
GCTCCGCCGGCGTGAATCGCCCGTGATGACCCGTGTCGGTGTGGCGGTCCACGAAATCGTTCAAGAAAGCGGCGGGCGCGGATCCCGGTGCGACGTCGCCGACCGCGGCCCGGCCGCCGGGAAGGATCACGCGCAGCATCTCGGAAGCGATCGCGGCGGGATCGTCGGCGTGATGGAGGGCGGCGAGACAGCCCGCGGCCGCGAAGCTCCGGTCCGCGAAGGGCAGTCTCTCGTACTGCGAGACGGTTCTCCCGCGGTATCGGGTCGATTCGAGCAGGAAAGGCAGGGAAGCGTCGCAGGCGACGGCGGGCCGATCCACCCCCTCGCCTCGCGCGCGTTCGGCGAGATACCCTCCTCCGGCCGCGAGATCGAGCCATGGCCCGCCGGGCCGCTCCGCGAGGGCGAGGTGCGCGAGCATCGCGCGCGCCTCCTCCGCCCGCGCGGCCGGGAAGCGGTGGTTGGCGAGGTTGTAGTGGCCGCCCCGGGCGTCGAAGATCGTCGTGTATTCGGACATGCGATGGTTCCGTCCGGCAATCTATCAGCGCGGTCGGACGCTCCGCAACTCGATCGCGATGCGGCCCGCCAGCGCCGGTATCTCGACCGAGACGGATTGTAGAATCTCTCCGATGAAGCTCGTCACGTTCGAGCGCGGCGGACGCGAGTCGATCGGCGCGGTCGCCGAACAGGGGATCGTCCCGTTCGGCGCTCTCGTGCCGGAGCTCGACGTGCCGATGCTCGAGCTCGTCCGCCGCTCGCCGGCGCTGCTGCCG
Encoded here:
- a CDS encoding methyltransferase domain-containing protein, producing MSEYTTIFDARGGHYNLANHRFPAARAEEARAMLAHLALAERPGGPWLDLAAGGGYLAERARGEGVDRPAVACDASLPFLLESTRYRGRTVSQYERLPFADRSFAAAGCLAALHHADDPAAIASEMLRVILPGGRAAVGDVAPGSAPAAFLNDFVDRHTDTGHHGRFTPAERYRDAFAAAGGRRVRAEVVDLAWRFPSRFAALEFARELFGLRPATSDAEIASALDGLGLAETGLDAVLPWRMIFVSAER